A segment of the Sporichthyaceae bacterium genome:
CGACCACGCCGCCCAGCCCCATGCCGACGAACGGCGGCAGGTTCGGCACCCGGCCCACCGCGTAGACCAGCACGGCCACGATGGCCAGCGCCAGCACCCACCAGAGCAGATCCTTGCCCCACCGCTCGTGTGAGTACTCCGGCGTCGACTGGTCGCCCATGATCCGGAACCGGTCCTTGAACTTCAGACCGGAGCGCACGGTGGCGAAAGTGGTCGCGAGGATCACCACGTTGAGGATCGCCACCGGCCCGGCGAACTTCGTGCGCCAGGCCGGCCACAGGAACACCGCTATCGTGATGACCGAGACAAGCGGCACCAGCACCACCGTGGCGTGCAGGATGAGAATGTGCACGGGCAGGCCCATGAAGGTGTCGAACAACGTCGGCTCCCTAGAGGTCAGCGATCTCGGGACGTGGACCGGCTGGCTGTGCCCCCGGGCAGGGTTACGGCCGCGGGCAAGTATGCCAGCCGGTTACTC
Coding sequences within it:
- a CDS encoding DUF2231 domain-containing protein; the protein is MFDTFMGLPVHILILHATVVLVPLVSVITIAVFLWPAWRTKFAGPVAILNVVILATTFATVRSGLKFKDRFRIMGDQSTPEYSHERWGKDLLWWVLALAIVAVLVYAVGRVPNLPPFVGMGLGGVVAVLAVVSIVFTAVAGHTGAEASYKGIIKSSDKKIEKLKASAKPTPPAAPAAPK